The Perca fluviatilis chromosome 18, GENO_Pfluv_1.0, whole genome shotgun sequence genomic interval GACAGTTAAAACCCTCTTTGCTTTGCAGTGCTTCATTCAAAtgcagctgttttttttgtcttttatcatCTAAGAAGCAGTGGGGGATGAAGTACTCagatactttacttaagtaaaatatcaccaaaaatgtacttaaaatatCAAAAGTTAAAGTACTTGTTCTGTCGAAAAATAGCCCCTGTGACTGACAGTTATATATGACATTATTAGATTATATTATGCTTATATTATGCTATGTGTAAGTAGCATTTTACTGTTATAGCTGGTTGACATGAGCCCAGTTTCGGGTCGGGTCCCCtccaaaaataaaagacaaatctGGGGGGTCGTGAGATAAGTATTTAtgggagaagaaagaagaaaagctgTAAACAACTCCTTGACAGAATAATCTGAAACATGACAAGGGGCCCAAACTGGTCGCTGCTTTTTTGTAAGAGGTCACAAGCCAAAAGGGTTTGGAAACCGTTGgtttaatctttaaaaatgtattgttttataaGCTTTTTTATGGAAAAcctaatctgaaaagtaactatagCTACCAAATACATGTAgcagagtaaaaagtacaatatttccttctgaaatATAGACATAGACTAAAAGTAtaaggttaaaaaaattgaaactGTACTCAATTCAGTACGTGAGTTATATTTACTTGTAATTGCTGAGTAAATCTCAGAAAACCTTCATATTAATGCAGTTAAACACATTCACATTTGGGAAATGTATTCCCATGGACCTCGACAATGGTTGGTAAGAAAGGTATCTGTTCGTGATTCATGCACTTCTCTAACTTTCAGGCTACCACCTGCAAAACTTTAAGCACCAAAGAAGAAAATCactaattaaattttttttctttagatatattttattaaaaaaggaaacccAACAAgaactttttttacataatgaTCAAGGATTTTTATTATCTTAGTCTCTTTCATCAGTTTCATATCATTACAGAAAATGTTATAGTACAGCGTTGTTCAATGTCTCCTCATTGCTTAATAATTTCCTTAGGAGTGCTGGTCACATATATCTGTACAATATGGTTCTTATTTTCTCTGTACATTTTTTGTGAAGTTGGTTAAAAAGGCTGTCAGCACTTAAAGaagctgtttctttttttttttttaaactcttaaaTAGTTGATcaaataaaagattatttttccaAGGTTAAGCTCGCCCCTGGGGGGAGGGGTTTGGGGCAGAGTTTACACCCAGTCACTGTGAAAATAAGGAAGCTTCAGGGTCTGGGCAGACTGGGTtgtgccccccccaccccccacctcccCATCCCAACATCACCTCTTCCCTGCCCAGGCATTTGGCACTGCGCACATAAACAAGACTCACAAGATAAACAACAAGCAAAGCTCTTTGTGAAGCCATTATGATGCATACTaatgagagaaaaacagaagtgTCACCTTGATGGGCGCTCAAAAGAGGAAGTGGTCTTGTTGTGCCCCCTCTTCCTTATAGCTGAGCACCATGGGAAATCTGGAGTCTTCCtcaatgttttcttcattttcaaaaaacagattcttttttttttcactaaagatgagaaaataataattttctttttttttgtcctggcAGGCACCTACAGCTGTCTATTAAAATGCTACTGCTATAGATAAGGTCTAGCATTGAACACACAAAGCAATTGCAATGAAAGGAACGAAGTTGCCttaatataataatgataataagaataataataataataagaataagaataatcataataatatattacagaataaatctctttttataattagattttttttcattaaaagttatatttctttgtttgaaatactataatctttttaaattattttttttcatatgtatCTAGATTGTGATCAAGATGTTGACTATACCTCAACGTTATCCAAATCAATAAAAACTAGCTGTGCCGTTGCATATTACAGAATAGTCAATGATATGTGGACATGCACCGTGAACCACCCATTCCATCCCTCGCTATATGACGCCGACGCTCCGTCCCTCTGTGATGACATCATAGCCGACCGATGACCATGACGTCAACCACCTCGCCTTTGTGCAGCTCCACGTATTGCTCTGTTTTCGGAGGTAGCATCAGAAGCCCGTTAGCACTGCGCATGCTCATCAGCCTGCTGCTCACCTGGTTCcctgcagcagagagagaacaacATACTTTAAATCAGGTTCTAACCCATGAAGgaaattttttgttttatccCATCATAAAGAAACTCAACACGattcattatttcattatgaTTTTATATTGTACATTAAAAGACTAAAAGGGCATCCGCTAGGTTAATTAGTGTAAATCAGTAAATGCAGAGAACCTAAGGTGGTTGTGGTATAGAATAATGTTTACTTCCAGAGTGTCTTTATAGATTAACAGATGTAATCATTCTACTTTATTATTTCTGCCCTAATGAAGACCCTCTGACGTTGCAAGTGCAATTATGCCTTGAATTAAGGCTTTTAACGTAACTTTTCTTTGTGTCTGAAGAATGTTTTCTTTTCCGGAATGATATTAACTTTAAAATATCCCAAACTGTACCACATATTTgcatgaaaacatgtatttatgaTATTATATAAATTAACTGCAGTTCAGTGAgtgaatttgtttatttttagtaTTTAAAACTGTATATCTCAAAATTattataattgttttttaaCCTTGAGTTCCTTGCTGGACATGAAGAGATAAATTAACAACTTTTGCCACCAAGCTGTGAACAGTTAGAGCTTTATTTGGATGTGTGGCTTACCAAACAATCCTTCACATCATTATTTGCTACCAGCTTTGATTCTGGTACCTGTGCTCTGTGCCCACGGCAGAGGCTCCTGGTGATGCCATGTCAGAATGCAGCGGTGGTATTCAGGGCGAGGGTCCAACTTCACATCACAAGACAACtagagaaaaaaacatacagCGGAAATTATAATGACGTAAGTCAACAAGTCCTCTTCATCACCCTGGGTATTTGTCTGTAATTCAGATAAATTTCATATAGTGTAGATACATAATaaaagggtgtgacgagatctcgttttacgagatctcgcgagatctcgagtgacgagatttctcgtcgaggtgaaaagagtgaaagagtgacagacaagacgaacacaatatgtaaacattgtaagaaagaaatgccgtactactaactactgcacccgcgactCGCGGGTGGAGTAGTTAGTAGTACGgcattttttcttacaatgtttacatattgtgttcgtcttgtctgtcactctttcgccgtttattatttccgcaggaaaaccaaaatgttgccacacaaatgatttaaaagtggcagggggattttcaatagtaattccacgctccatcacgctgacatcacatcgcctcacgagacaacttttcaccgcgacgagaaatctcgtctcgttctcgtgaacccaatctcgtgatgtgtttcgtctcgtggagtaagcgtctcgtcacacccctagcttgtaaccttggttctctgagtaaagactatttttcccagtcatatttcttaactgaagttttctttaaattagtgttaaaatcgcgtctcgctctcgtgaccccaatctcgtgtctcgtcttgtctcgtgagcgagtgtctcgtcacacccctaaaTAGGCTTTCAGATCATTTTCTAGAATCCTGGCACTCTTTTCATTGTCCAATGACACAAACCCCACTATTCTGGCACTTACGAAGCCACCAACCAAGCCTTGGTCAAGTGCAGactattacaaaaaaacacgACCCTTATGAAGGCCACACAAGCTAAAATGTGCTTGTTGTTCTTTATAAAACTACTTTAATCTACGTTTGTCTATTTACCTTAGAAGTAGGCAAAATGGTGCCAGAAATAATCCCTACAAAGCTTTGGAGCATTTCAGCATTTGTTTAGCATGTATCCTCGGAGAGGATTGATTTTTCCGCCTGAATTAGGGAGGTCCTAGACATTGAACTTTCCTTCCAGCACAGTAGTAGTAAATTGGAAATATTCTAATAGCACAAATCTCAGATCTGGACCTTCACCAAAATATAATTAACTTGGGTAAAAGGCTAACTGCCCACCCAAATTCTGCCACATACTTTTGTacattttcaaactttttatgTTAGGCAACCAGAAGGCAGTGGACATTGTTTCAACTTTATTGGCAAAGGCAAAGGTTTTTCCAGATTAATATTTGACCTGGGTCTGATGCCATCTGCTCAGGGAAATGATCTGGCTACATCTGTGCTTCCAGGCCATCAGTCCCACCACTAAGTGGCAGTAATACATTCAAGTTGATTTCTAACTGCAAATGATGTAGCATAGCTCTCTGGATAGCACTCATGATGGCAGGGGACCAGACCTCTCACTTGATGATGCTAGTTGCGGACACAAGCAGCGGCTGTTCAGTGTGAGTGATATTATTAGGACTTTTCTTGTTCTACAATTATGAATATTCATGACCAGGGAGCAGGCCTTCAGGTCAGTGTGGGCTGAGATTGGTTCCTCTGCCAAGTCAAAGCAAAACATGGTGTTCATAAATATGTATCAAGCGGATGATGAAAATAGTATTAAATCATGAGTTAAGATGCAATGGACTGCAATCATTCATGCAGGAACTTTAGTACAAACATAATCGTAATGTTCATGGGAACATTACGATTATTTTCCTCTCTGTTGCAGTTTGTTGCATCTACACTCAAATGTTCACATATGGGAGGAGAAAGTAAAATAGGAACTAGTCTTTCTACTTTTTTAGACTCAGTGGAGACCTTGTGTCAGGTCATTCAACAGAAAAAAACTCCACTTCTTGTAACCACCAATGCCTCAACTTTGACTTTTTGTGTCTTGACCAGAGAGTCAGGCTTCCCTGGTTTCCCTGTGCATCCTACCCTCGCTTTGATGATGGTGGGCCTAGGGTCCAAAATGCCCTGCATCTTCCTCAAGGCAGGGATGACAAAAAGATTACAGGTGACAACAGCGGACACGGGGTTTCCTaggacagaccgacagagagagagaggacagcgACAAcagaaaaaagggagagaaataTATGAGTAACACCTCTTCAGAAACAGCGAATGAATCACTCTTTCTCTCAACTTCACACACTACCTGGGAGGGCAAAGATAAGTTTGCGAGCACCGTCCATGTCCAACGTGGCAAATGTTGTTGGGAGactgaaaaagaagaagaacttTTCAGCATATTTGAATATTCTATGCAACACTGCTGTAAATGTACATCTGATATTTAAACTCAAAACTCTATTTCAATTttctgttaaaggtcccatggcatgaaaatttcactttatgaggttttttaacattaaaaaactgcctatggtcccccagtggttagaaatggtgataggtgtaaaccgagccctgggtatcctgctctgcctttgagaaaatgaaagctcagatgggccgatctggaatcttctccttatgaggtcataaggagcaaggttacctcccctttctctgctttgccctcccagagaatttggcccacccatgagagagagacatcatggctttcaaacgagcaaagtggcagttggtcaaagccacaaccccaccctccaccttgccccccccccctctctcctcctcaatagctacagacacagaaatggcacatcctaaggaaagctcattctgggactggctctagtggctgtaattctgcaccatggctgaatttcaggaaagagacttcagatacagtattaggggaccactaaggcctatataaaagcatccaaagagcaccatgtcatgggacctttaagcattCGATAACTGTGCTGTGAAAAGTTGCATGAGAATAAAGTAGCTTCATTTTCATACCCTGGTTTCATGAAAACACGACCAAAATGGATCTGAGCATGAAGATCAATATCCAGCACCTGCTTAAGGTAGTcctaaaaaaaagatattaaaaTCACAGACATTTGTCAAAACATACAAGAGCAATATTATATTTCTGTTACTATATCAATCtcataaattaagttaactcaGACAACCCATAAATAGTATCTGTtagttttggtgtttttaatcATAATTTCCTGTAAAATAAAGACTGTCATTCCCCCCTTCACCACAGGGTGTCAGTGAAAGACAATACCATGATTGAGGATGTGTTCTGCCATCATACCTTCTCTCCCATGGACACTCCTCCTGAGGTGATGATGACATCAGCACGGCTGATGCCTTCATTCAGAGCGTTGAGAAGGTCATCGGGGCTGTGGggcacagagaaacacacacacttatgtgAACCATCAACTCACAGGAGAGGAAATAATAGAGGAAAATAGAGAGCTAGTTTTGGAGGATAGCAAGATGATGAACATTATATTGAAGGTGTAACAAGTATAGTATATACGTAAAGGCATACTTGTCTCCCACGATGCCCAGATTGATGGTTGGATAGCCGTGCTCCTGGATAGTGGCCAGCAGGGTGGAGCGATTGCTGTCCCTGATCTTCCCAGGATGGAGGTCGTCTTCCGGGTTCAGCAGCTACCACAACACACGGGGAGAAATGAAACATTAGAAACACTCCTTATACATTAAACAGCCGTTATTTTTTAAGTCGGTACAAGTAAAAACCAGATGTGGCCTAAAAAGTTATATGAAATATTCTTAGCATCTCTTTGGGTGGAAGCAAGTCTGGTGGGTATAGATATAATTATTCAGCTGGAAGACAAGTCTCTTGTTGGCAAACATCCTTTTATTACTATCATATTATGACTATATTTAGCCTGCTCTTGGTACCAAATGGGTTGGTTCTGAAAAATAGGACCATAAAGCGATTGCCAGAAATTTgacttggtttaaaaaaatattatcttTTTACGGTGACTGAGTGAGGTAACACTAGTTTCAAGTGAACATTTCATCATTTGGTGTAGCTTGTGCTTTTAGATAGTGCTgaaatgattaatcgattagtcgattaattTTGACAATCAATTAATTGTTCAAGTTATTTATCAAGCGAAAAACGCCATTCATTCTCTGGTTCTGGCTTTTCGAATggattttaaactttttgttaGACAAAGCAAGCAATTTGAAGAACTTGGACTCTGGGAACTTGTGATGAGTATTTTTCACTACTTTGTAACATTAAACTAAatgactaatcgattaattgaaaaaagtaatagataataaatatgaaataaaaataatcattacttGCAGTCCTACTTTCAGACAAAACCAAGAACAACTTGCTAAATCAGTTATTTGAAGGTCTTATGGATACATTTTGACCTCCCTACTTTAGAACTACAAATCTGAACTTTCTGTTTCTCAGATGAGGAGACCTCGGGATGAGGAAACGTCAACAAGCACTGCTGAATACTAAAATTATTGAAGGAAAGCAACACCACAAATGAACATGCATCTAATTCAGCAGGTTCACAGTGGGTTTGCGGgcagacatactgtatactttCAGTTGTAAAAGCCAGCTCTGCacagatatttcagttttttgttcATTAGTACAGAGTACAAATGTACTCAAAATCTAGATGGTCAAATTAACATTGCTACAGGTAGAGTGTGTAAAACTGAGAAGACAAATCCTCTATTTCATCAGACTTGCTCAAAAGAGGGGAGATGAGGACAATCTACCACTTCATTTTGGGGTTTGGGATGTGGCCATGGAGTAGCAGACTCTGATTTACACAATTCAGACATATGGTATCTGCACAGCACCAAGAACAAGGTGTTATGGGTATCTAGAGTCTGCTGAGGATCTCCATGAAGGTTAAACACCCCATGAAATTTAAACTGCACATCAGTCACACAAAAAAGGCACAAATATGATCCCAGCGTTTAAAAGAAACCACCTGGTCACAGATATAAACATTCTTCACAACTGAAAGCACACATGCAACGGCTGAGTGCGCATTCAGCTCTGAATGTTGTTCTGGTGTCCGCAGTCAAAGCAAACAATGTTGATTGTGCATAAATATGAACGAGGTGTGCTGTCAGAGAAGATGGCACATGGTTGTTACCTTTAGCAGCTGAGGCCGAACCTTTTTTGGCAAATACAGATACAGTGTGGGTTGAGTGCACAATGGGTATAATTTcccaaatgaaaataaaactttttgaCGAAAGCATGCACGTTTTTCTTAACCCCTTACCTCATTTCCTGTGGACATGACAGCCACCACGGGGAATTTTTGGACCTCCACCTCTGTGACTCCCACAGTGGCCAGGAGGCCGATCTCAGACGGGCCCATGTGGGTGCCCTTTGCAAGCACACACTCCCCACGCTTAATGTCATGACCGATGGGCCTATGGCAGGACAGCAAAGACGATGGttcagaggaaaagaaagagagaaagggaagaatgttgaaaaatgcaCTTCAATTCAatattgtatatactgtagcctactgtCTAAGGTAAAGGTACAATAGGAACCAAACAAACACCCCAAATGTAGCACAAATCGACGTGTATTCTAAGTACCGGTACTGCAATATCCAGTAATGAGGTTAATAAAATATCAAGTAGGATCAAAATGATCAAAATGAAGGCAAGGAGCCAGCAGCATAACCAAAAATCAACTGTGCTTTCATAATGCCTTCAATCTTTTCAGTTTTAAGACCCTATTCACACTAATGTGTATCAGAGACGggctaacaaacaaaaaatgcagGAGGGTGATTGACACTGTCTACCAAATCTACAGtatttgataaataaaatggtAATTCTGGTTTTCTTCTCAATAgcaacacaataacacactaaCCTGATGTCCTGCCCTGGGCGAGCCTGTACTAGGATTCGTACTTCCAGCTCCTCTGTGCCCTGAAAGACAAACCAGCTGTCAGATCCATCAATGTGAACagatacagtttaaaaaaaaatactagaCCAAAATGCATTGTGCATTTTGCTCATCTCTGGGCTAAACTTACTCTCTGtgacatttaaaacaaccagAATCAATTTTCAGTTGCTATGGTGTTGGTATAGACTCTGGTATGTAATACCTGTACAAGTTGCTGTAAGTTACTGATGCCCTTCACAGGGTAAACTCTGGTTGGGTTGAGTTGACCACAGCCCTGATTCTGACATCTCCCTGCCTCTTCATCGGGTAAAAGACCAGAAGTCAGACTTACGTCTTCAGACTCGCGGAGCAGCTCGGTATCTTCCACCTGGACTACAGCGTCGGCCCCGCATGGGATAGGGGCACCTGTCGTCACCCTCATCACCTGGCCAGGCATCACTGTGTGGGTGGgctgcagagagacacagacacagaaatggtgtCATGGTTTATCCTTTAACTGTAGTCATATATTTTGTCctatcaaaaaaaaattaaacgtGCAATGCCTTTTAATATGGTGGCTCATTTCACACAATGGCCTCAAGTAAAATAGAATAAAGTGAAATGACAGATAACTTACACACTCTTTCCCAAAGTTTCCCCAAAAGCATCTCACAAACTGAAGACGGCTTTGGGCCAAAACAGTGATCAAATTAtagtaaaaacacaacaaaactgcatgtaaaaaaatgtgtagGCCTAATAAACGATATAAGGGGGCATATATGGAGTATGTCTTTGCATGTGTGCTGATTTTGTTCAAGATGAGAGGTCGAGGTAGTCAATAAATCTCTGTAGCCTACTCTTGTCTAAGAGGTCTAATCTGTTTTATAGTTTGGCAGTACTTTGACTTTCGAGCCCTGCTTTGGGGCGAAGGGCTTTTCATCACCTGCTAAGGGAACACACTGGTGAGCTATTACAGCTGGTCAAGGTGTGAGGTGAAGGACAAAAGTGAAGTACTTTATTTTCATATACaggttgtgtgggtgtgtgtaggggTCTTTTTGTGAGCTAGAAAAGGCGTGTGTGTCTAAAGTGTCATCGTGGGCGCGGACCTGCTCTCCAGCTTGGGACTCTCCAATGATGAAGCGGTCGCCTGGGCCGTCAGCCgctaaaataaaagaaagatttAATAGCATTCACATGTGTGCAGCTGAAAACGTGAATGTGTAGGAGTGTGCCATTTAGTTGAGTCATTTTATTTCAGTGGCCTATGAACACACAtgaaaagaaggagagagacatcaacatttgatgttttttaattaaacatctCAAAAACAGACATACAAAGTATTTTTAATGCTCGCAGGTTTCACAGTTTACATGAACTCTCTCCTTCTGCAAATCATGCCTTCCCCCCTTAGGTGTTCAGAAACCATCACTTTCAGCATTGCTACAGCCAAATAGCTGACTTGAGCCAATGGGAAAACCGAAAATTCCTCCTTATCATTCTGCTCTTTTACAGACCAAACACACaagaccaaaaatgaagctcattacaaactttaaaatatccTTTGACACTGCAAAATGTCCTTGGTGAGTGAAAAACCTGTGACTTTAATTTCATGGTTTAACATGTAATCTTAACTAAAGGATTAAATGCTTCCCCACTTATGAAAGAAAACCTGCCACTATTTTCCTTGAGAAACACTTGGAAAACACCACTGGATGACAATGAACATCTATGGTTGAGTTAAAAACaaccacatttttcttttgttacatttttcccAAATTGACACAATGGAAATGTAATGTTTCCACTATTTCCCATCCAGAGATCCAGCTATCTAACTAAGATTAATTCATTCAGTTTTTGGGGGTCACAGGTTTGTAAAAGAGCAAAAATATGCACTGTGTTCTGGTTAAGCAATAGGCTGTTGGCTCCTTCCACACCCACAGTCTAGGCACTAAAATCTCTAAAATCTGCACATGTATGCCTCAGCGGACGCCAGGCCCTCAGGACAGATGCATAAAATCCAGAGAGACCTGTGGTGTTCTGCTCCTCCTACTCCATCAACAAGAGCCAACAGCAGATGTTACATTCAAGAATGTTTGAGCTGCCTGGAGCCAGCAAGCTGCCACCCTGCTCTCCAGGTTAACAGGGCCCTCAACGCTTTACAGGACGCCCAGCCACTGATTTCTTGACCAAAACAAGTCAACTCAATTTGCCTGGATctcaccttaaaaaaaaactctaaggAGTTGGTAGAGCCATTGGAATGAAACACATCTCTCTGAGCAAAGATAAACCCATATGTCTTGCCACTCGTCTCCACCTGGCAGCTATGGAGGACAGCCCCCTCCATGTCCCACAATGCAGAGCCTTCAGTTCACCTTGGCAGAAGAAGCCCTTACATGGCTCCTGAGGCAGTTCTCCACTGCCCCAGTGTCTTTATCTCTAACTAGGACAATCAGGTCATTAATACAGGGGGAAAGACACACTGCCCTGGTTAGTTCTTCAGCTTTATCTATGTTCTGCAACTTCCTTTTTAAGAAAACCCAAGAAATGGTAAACTGGATTTGGTCGTTCCAGTGATTCATAAATCTATCACTACGTTTGTGTGTAATGTCTTTTCTATGTTCTCTGTGCTAAGATATTGGCATAGGGTAGGATAAGTTATTGGcatgaaatgtacagtattcaggtattttgtattatttattactatttaatCAAGTGTAAGGTAAGACATGTGGAACATCCATATTACCTCTTTTAATCTTTAGTCAAATCGTTCATATGGCAATCTAACCTTAATTCTGTCAGTTAGCTGGTTCAGTTGGTTACGAAACAGTTACACCTGACAATTACCCTTACCAACTAATCTCTATGTTAGATCTAGTTTGTTAGTGGAACCTATTTTAATTTAGTGATGTGTAAATCTCCACATATAGTACTAAACTTGTACGTTATAACACAGCTACATTTTAACTATGAACAGCTGGTGCAACCGGCTGTAGAGCTTCCACTGTGTTCCATAAATGACCAAAAGACCTAAAAAGGCCCAGTGTTGAATTAAACATTGTCTTTTCTATTTTAGTTTTAGGGAACAATTATTTTACCTTATGAACATAACATGGGCTCTACATATAACTGCGTAAATGTTAGTTTAGGGTGTAAATTACTGGGGTGAAATTGAATCCATCCATGGCAGATTCTCCGGCTAACCTGTCCTAATGTTATTTGAAAATATCCCCCATTCTTTTTCGATGACATGTTTTTGAATACTAGCTTGAATATTTAAACGGTTGATTCACAGCTTTTAACATCTACACTTTGCAACAAATCTACATTGTTTCAGCAAACTGACTCTAATGCcataagaaaataattcaattgATCTAAGATTGGCGGGACAGGAGTAT includes:
- the gphnb gene encoding gephyrin b isoform X11, whose product is MASDGMILTNHDHQIRVGVLTVSDSCFRNLAEDRSGVNLKDLIHDPSLSPAVGPWTDPRLSCPLRLGGMITAYKIVPDEIDEIKETLVDWCDEKELNLILTTGGTGFAPRDVTPEATKEVIEREAPGMSLAMLMGSLNVTPLGMLSRPVCGIRGKTLIINLPGSKKGSQECFQFILPALPHAIDLLRDAVVKVKEAADELEDLPSPPPPLSPPHNSSPCRQTEDKGVQCEEEDEEKKDSGVASTEDSSSSHITAASIATKIPDSIISRGVQVLPRDTASLSTTPSESPRAQATSRLSTASCPTPKVQSRCSSKENILRSSHSAVDITKVARRHRMSPFPLTSMDKAFITVLEMTAVLGTEIINYRDGMGRVLAQDVYAKDNLPPFPASVKDGYAVRAADGPGDRFIIGESQAGEQPTHTVMPGQVMRVTTGAPIPCGADAVVQVEDTELLRESEDVSLTSGLLPDEEAGRCQNQGCGQLNPTRVYPVKGISNLQQLVQGTEELEVRILVQARPGQDIRPIGHDIKRGECVLAKGTHMGPSEIGLLATVGVTEVEVQKFPVVAVMSTGNELLNPEDDLHPGKIRDSNRSTLLATIQEHGYPTINLGIVGDNPDDLLNALNEGISRADVIITSGGVSMGEKDYLKQVLDIDLHAQIHFGRVFMKPGLPTTFATLDMDGARKLIFALPGRNPVSAVVTCNLFVIPALRKMQGILDPRPTIIKARLSCDVKLDPRPEYHRCILTWHHQEPLPWAQSTGNQVSSRLMSMRSANGLLMLPPKTEQYVELHKGEVVDVMVIGRL
- the gphnb gene encoding gephyrin b isoform X14, translated to MITAYKIVPDEIDEIKETLVDWCDEKELNLILTTGGTGFAPRDVTPEATKEVIEREAPGMSLAMLMGSLNVTPLGMLSRPVCGIRGKTLIINLPGSKKGSQECFQFILPALPHAIDLLRDAVVKVKEAADELEDLPSPPPPLSPPHNSSPCRQTEDKGVQCEEEDEEKKDSGVASTEDSSSSHITAASIATKIPDSIISRGVQVLPRDTASLSTTPSESPRAQATSRLSTASCPTPKARLPSCSSTLSIAEASRREFRAHLDEVITLKSRYSTLDQLQCRLEGLKDDRRRTFSSRVQSRCSSKENILRSSHSAVDITKVARRHRMSPFPLTSMDKAFITVLEMTAVLGTEIINYRDGMGRVLAQDVYAKDNLPPFPASVKDGYAVRAADGPGDRFIIGESQAGEQPTHTVMPGQVMRVTTGAPIPCGADAVVQVEDTELLRESEDVSLTSGLLPDEEAGRCQNQGCGQLNPTRVYPVKGISNLQQLVQGTEELEVRILVQARPGQDIRPIGHDIKRGECVLAKGTHMGPSEIGLLATVGVTEVEVQKFPVVAVMSTGNELLNPEDDLHPGKIRDSNRSTLLATIQEHGYPTINLGIVGDNPDDLLNALNEGISRADVIITSGGVSMGEKDYLKQVLDIDLHAQIHFGRVFMKPGLPTTFATLDMDGARKLIFALPGRNPVSAVVTCNLFVIPALRKMQGILDPRPTIIKARLSCDVKLDPRPEYHRCILTWHHQEPLPWAQSTGNQVSSRLMSMRSANGLLMLPPKTEQYVELHKGEVVDVMVIGRL